In the genome of Granulibacter bethesdensis CGDNIH1, one region contains:
- the glpX gene encoding class II fructose-bisphosphatase: protein MAETPTHSDRNLALELVRVTEAAGLAASRWMGRGDKNAADGAAVEGMRKAFDSVAINGTVVIGEGEMDEAPMLYIGETVGAGGPAMDIAVDPLEGTTLTAKGGPNAMAVLALAEAGNFLHAPDIYMDKIAVGPGLPDGVVDLDNSVESNLRNLAKAKKMELSDLVVCVLDRDRHKEIVAKAREVGSRIMMISDGDVFGAMAAAMPDTGIDIYLGSGGAPEGVLAAAALRCIGGQMQGRLMYESQEQEDRARAMGITDPRRKYSAEEMAKGDVMFAATGVTGGPMLRGVRMFAAGAYTHSVVMRSKSGTIRYVEAYHNFNTKTW from the coding sequence ATGGCCGAGACACCTACACATAGTGACCGTAACCTTGCACTGGAACTGGTGCGTGTTACGGAAGCGGCCGGACTGGCCGCCTCCCGCTGGATGGGGCGGGGCGACAAGAACGCCGCTGATGGTGCAGCGGTCGAGGGCATGCGCAAGGCTTTCGACTCTGTTGCAATCAACGGCACCGTGGTCATCGGCGAAGGAGAAATGGACGAAGCGCCGATGCTGTATATCGGCGAGACCGTCGGTGCTGGCGGCCCGGCCATGGATATCGCGGTCGATCCGCTGGAAGGCACCACGCTGACCGCCAAAGGCGGCCCCAATGCCATGGCGGTGCTGGCGCTGGCCGAGGCTGGCAATTTTCTGCATGCCCCCGACATCTATATGGACAAGATCGCGGTCGGCCCGGGCCTGCCGGACGGGGTGGTTGATCTCGATAACTCTGTCGAAAGCAACCTGCGCAATCTGGCGAAAGCCAAGAAAATGGAGCTGTCCGATCTGGTCGTCTGCGTGCTGGATCGCGACCGGCACAAGGAAATCGTCGCCAAGGCACGTGAAGTTGGCAGCCGCATCATGATGATCAGCGATGGCGACGTATTCGGTGCCATGGCTGCTGCCATGCCTGATACCGGCATCGACATTTATCTCGGCTCCGGTGGTGCACCGGAAGGCGTTCTGGCAGCAGCCGCGCTCCGTTGTATCGGGGGCCAGATGCAGGGGCGTCTGATGTATGAATCGCAGGAGCAGGAAGACCGCGCCCGCGCCATGGGTATCACCGATCCACGTCGCAAATACAGCGCCGAGGAAATGGCAAAGGGCGATGTCATGTTCGCCGCCACCGGTGTCACCGGCGGTCCGATGCTGCGTGGCGTGCGTATGTTCGCTGCCGGAGCGTATACGCATTCCGTGGTGATGCGCAGCAAGTCCGGCACCATTCGCTATGTCGAGGCCTATCACAACTTCAATACCAAGACGTGGTAA
- the recJ gene encoding single-stranded-DNA-specific exonuclease RecJ, whose amino-acid sequence MSRPITTSIPRRGNTLTVVSSSVLRAEASTTVTDAVLGVERSLTGRAWYWRMPAGADIAAIERLGLAISQRHGVSDLLGRLIATRGIGIDQADTFLQPTLRALMPDPSVLAGMDQAAARIAAAITARETIAIFGDYDVDGACGTTLMLTVLRACGCPVLYHIPDRLREGYGPNAPALLSLAERGASLIICVDCGTAAQTALSAVSGRADILVLDHHKSDTLPPAALATVNPNGPDDRSGLTMLCATGVALLTCVATFRQLRLNGWQGHEGPPPDLLEMLDLVALATVCDVMPLTGINRAFVTQGLKVMDRRNRIGIAALLEVAQMTGRVTASTCGFVLGPRINAAGRIDSADMGVRLLTATDPIAARDIAQALDSVNGRRQTVESSILDAAVREAEARIEAGDAAIVIGGEDWHPGVVGIIAGRLRERFNRPACVAGSADGLLKGSGRSVPGIDLGAAIIAAHQHGLLRSGGGHAMAAGFALPPESMPAFRTFMNERLAAAALLPKAADLALDASLGAGAVTVAMAEELAQLAPFGNGNDEPLLVLPRLRCRRAERIGRDGGTIRAFLESESGYTIKALLFRAKPEDMAAPIADILLNRELRPLHLAGYLRAETWNGTTSANFCISDAALA is encoded by the coding sequence ATGTCGAGGCCTATCACAACTTCAATACCAAGACGTGGTAATACTCTGACCGTGGTCTCATCCTCCGTTCTGCGCGCGGAAGCCTCCACCACTGTTACGGACGCTGTTCTTGGGGTGGAGCGGAGCCTGACCGGTCGTGCGTGGTACTGGCGCATGCCCGCAGGGGCCGATATTGCAGCCATAGAGCGGCTTGGGCTGGCCATTTCGCAGCGGCACGGGGTGAGCGATCTGCTGGGTCGTCTGATCGCGACACGCGGCATCGGGATCGATCAGGCCGATACATTCCTGCAACCGACCCTGCGCGCCCTGATGCCTGATCCTTCCGTTCTGGCCGGCATGGATCAGGCTGCTGCCCGCATTGCCGCCGCCATCACGGCAAGGGAGACCATCGCCATTTTCGGCGATTACGATGTGGATGGCGCCTGCGGCACAACGCTGATGCTGACCGTGTTGCGCGCCTGCGGCTGTCCGGTGCTGTATCACATCCCTGACCGGCTGAGGGAGGGATATGGCCCGAACGCCCCTGCCCTGCTGTCTCTGGCCGAGCGTGGGGCCAGTCTGATTATCTGCGTCGATTGCGGCACCGCGGCCCAGACGGCGCTGTCAGCCGTGTCTGGCCGAGCCGATATTCTGGTGCTGGATCACCACAAAAGCGACACGCTGCCCCCTGCGGCTCTGGCCACCGTCAATCCGAACGGGCCTGATGATCGCTCCGGCCTGACCATGCTGTGTGCCACCGGCGTGGCGTTGCTGACCTGTGTAGCCACTTTTCGCCAGCTTCGGCTTAATGGCTGGCAGGGGCATGAAGGGCCCCCTCCCGATCTGCTGGAAATGCTGGATCTGGTGGCGTTGGCGACCGTGTGTGACGTCATGCCGCTGACCGGGATCAACCGCGCCTTCGTCACGCAGGGCCTGAAGGTTATGGATCGCCGCAACCGTATCGGGATTGCCGCCCTGCTGGAGGTGGCGCAGATGACCGGGCGGGTGACTGCCAGCACCTGCGGCTTCGTGCTGGGACCACGCATCAACGCAGCCGGGCGGATCGACAGCGCGGATATGGGTGTTCGGCTGCTGACCGCAACAGACCCGATCGCTGCCAGAGACATTGCCCAGGCGCTCGATTCCGTGAACGGGCGGCGTCAGACCGTGGAATCCTCCATCCTTGATGCAGCGGTCAGGGAGGCAGAAGCACGGATCGAAGCAGGGGATGCCGCCATCGTCATTGGTGGCGAGGATTGGCATCCGGGCGTTGTCGGCATCATTGCCGGAAGATTGCGGGAGCGGTTCAATCGTCCAGCCTGTGTTGCGGGTTCGGCTGACGGACTGCTCAAGGGATCAGGACGCTCCGTTCCCGGAATTGATCTGGGCGCTGCCATCATCGCTGCCCATCAGCACGGCCTGCTGCGCAGCGGTGGTGGCCATGCCATGGCGGCCGGGTTCGCACTCCCCCCTGAAAGCATGCCCGCTTTCCGCACCTTTATGAATGAGCGTCTGGCCGCAGCGGCCTTGCTGCCCAAAGCCGCCGATCTGGCGCTTGATGCCAGCCTGGGTGCCGGGGCTGTCACTGTGGCCATGGCCGAGGAACTCGCCCAACTGGCACCGTTTGGAAACGGGAATGATGAACCGCTGCTTGTCCTGCCCCGACTGCGATGCCGCAGAGCTGAGCGGATCGGGCGGGACGGCGGCACGATTCGTGCCTTTCTGGAGAGCGAATCCGGTTACACCATCAAGGCGCTGCTGTTCCGTGCCAAGCCAGAGGATATGGCTGCACCAATTGCCGATATCCTGTTGAATCGTGAATTACGCCCACTTCATCTGGCCGGTTATCTGCGTGCCGAAACCTGGAACGGCACGACAAGCGCAAACTTTTGCATTTCTGATGCTGCGCTGGCTTGA
- a CDS encoding DMT family transporter, with protein MNSAWLYPLILIAGALQAWGPPMNGALRVSLINPWLASIVSFLPILAALLVLWLCMPRPMPTVEGIAAMPWWAPLGGLIGAFAVVAGLMFVDKVGAGTFAGLTITANILMSLAIDHFGLLHVTPHTMSPLRMLGAVLMVSGIALIARF; from the coding sequence ATGAACTCAGCCTGGCTCTATCCCCTGATTCTCATTGCGGGCGCATTACAGGCCTGGGGGCCGCCGATGAACGGTGCCCTGCGGGTTTCGCTGATCAATCCATGGCTGGCGAGCATTGTCTCCTTCCTGCCGATTCTTGCCGCCCTTCTGGTGCTTTGGCTGTGTATGCCGAGGCCCATGCCAACCGTGGAAGGCATTGCCGCCATGCCATGGTGGGCACCTTTGGGTGGGCTGATCGGTGCCTTCGCCGTCGTGGCCGGGCTGATGTTCGTGGACAAGGTAGGGGCTGGAACTTTTGCAGGCCTGACCATCACTGCCAATATTTTGATGTCGCTCGCCATTGACCATTTCGGTCTGCTGCATGTGACTCCGCATACAATGTCACCGCTGCGGATGCTGGGAGCAGTCCTGATGGTCTCCGGAATTGCCCTGATCGCCAGATTTTAA